The DNA window CTTCTCAAGTATTCGGCTTCGGCTCCAGTAGAATTCGATATCTTCTTCAAATATGATGTAGATACTAGAGAATCCAAACATCGAAGAACTACGAATAGTTTTTACACCTGGTATACCAAGTAGTGATGTAGTTAGTGGATAAGTAATTTGGTCTTCAATATCTTGTGGTGAACGACCATCCCATTTAGTGAATACAATTTGTTGATTTTCGCCAATATCTGGTATAGCATCTACTGCTACAGGATTTCGCGGAAATGAGCCTGTATTCCATTCAAAAGGCGCATTTACAACACCCCAAGCCACAAATAACGTTAGTAACAAAACAGCTACTAGTTTATTTTCTATTAAAAATTTGATGCTTTTATTTAGCATGGAAATAAGTTTTAAGTAATTATAGTTCTTGTTGAAAAAACAATTAACAAGCAGTTTAGTCCAAACAAATTAATGTTGGACTACAGTACTAATTACTTAAAAATCAAATAAGGAAGGTTTGGTCTAAAACTTGAATATCCCTGACCAAGGGAGGAGGAGAATAATCTCTAAAAGTATCATTTTCTGTTTCTGATTCAGTAAACAGGTTGATATAAGTATAAATGAAAGCTGCAACAAATAACTGCTGCTCTTTTTCTAATTTATCAAAAGAAGTTTTTAAGTTATCCTGACCATCAACAATGAATTGCTCATCACTACAGCAGTCCTTCTTAGTAATGTCACATTCTTTTGTAGAAGGCTTTTCCTTAACCTCCATACCACAAGTTTCTGCCGAACCAAAGATTGTTGAATCCACTAGGGTATTACCACAATAATGACTATCGATAGTAAAAGAGACCGTCGATAATAGCACCAAAAGTGCCATCGAAAATGATGATATTTTATAAAAAATCTTTTTCATTAATATTACAAAGTTACAAAAATTTTAACACTACAAGTTTGTTTAACATAATTTTAGATAGATTAAATATTTTATATTTTATTTGTTTTTATAAATTTCATAACACTGTTTTTATATTCACCCCAGCCAAAACAAAGTAATCAAATTATTTCATCTTCATTAAAACAAATATTTTGTTGATATTTTTTGTTTTAGTAAACCCCTTTAAAAACTGTTTCATTTTCTAAATATAAATCACCCTTATTTCTAGATAAAATTTATGGATGTCCATCATATTTAACCAGACCATCATAAGAATTGAATTTATATCTTATAAACTTTCTTAACCCATATTTTATTGAAATATGATATATATCATTTTTCTGTTTAACCTTTAAGATTACATTTGCGTAATTGGATTATTGTTATTTATATATAACATATTGATATTTAGAATCCTAAATGAATTTTATTTAATTCAGAAAAAAACTAAACGTTAAACAATAATGCTTACCTTTAAATGTGAAATCTTTTTTAACTAAAATATTGTCCTTCTTTTTAGCAGTATCTATACTGTTTACCACCTCTTCATATTCGGTGAATATGCACTTTTGCTGTAATCAATTAGTGGATATGGCTTTTTTTAGTAAAGCGGAGCTCTGTAAAGACATAGTCCAAAAGAAAGATTCACCATTCAAACAATGTACTTCAATGCAAGAAAAAGAGTGTTGCGATACTCAGACTTTTGTAAAAGAAGGAAATGATACCTTCAAAAAGTCAAATACCATTTTAGAAGTTGACACGTTAGTTTTCTTAAACACGTTTATTTACACTTACATCAATCTGTTTGAGGGACTAGATAAAAATGTTGTTCCATTTAAACAGTACAGGCCACCCTTATTGGCTAAAGATATACTGATTCTCAACGAGACTTTTTTAATTTGATTTTCTACACAGCGGATTGAACACATCAATTTGCACGCACTATATATTCAAAGTATAACTTCTGGATAAAAATTGTTATACCCAATTCTGAACAACAGTTGTTCACACCATTAAACCAGTAAAAACTAAACATTCTAATCTATTGAGCGTAACGCGAAATAGTAATACATAATATATTATGAGTGTACCAAAAGAATTTTGGATCAAAAATATGGTCTGTAATCGATGCTTGAAAGTAATCAAGCAAGAATTACAAGAGTTGGGTGTGACGGTTCTTTCATTAGAGTTAGGAAGACTTTTGGTAGAAGCAACGAGTGAAACTGTTGATGATATTATAGATAATGTAACCGATACTCTTAATTCAAATGGTTTCGAAATTGTACAAAGTGAATCTGAAATGCTTGTAGAGCGAATAAAAATTATTTTAATTGAGCAACTTGTTGAATTGCCCTTACATATAAAGATAAAGACTTCTGAACTCTTAGCTTCAGCACTTCATCGAGACTACAAGACTTTGAGCAAATTATTCTCTACCAGTGAAAAGACAACCATCGAAAAATACTTTATCAAACTCAAAATAGAGAAAGTGAAAGAACTCATTCAACTGAAACAACACTCTTTTTCTGATATAGGATACTTGTTAGACTATAGCAGTGTAAACCACTTGTCAAGACAATTCAAAGCAGAAACAGGAATGAGCATGACAGACTATAAAAATACTGAAGGCTGGGAGCGGAATTTCTATGATGAAATTATATAGATAAAAAAGAAAGTTATGCAGATAAAAGATCTCTATGCTAATTAAATTTAAAAACCCTTTAAACCAAATAAAATTAAAAGAAAATGAAAACAAAAAAAATCATAATCAGCTTAACACTCACAGGCGTGCTGTACATTTTATTAGTGGGCTTTATTTCTACTACCAAGAGCAGTAATTACGAAGCTATTCAACAAAAAAAATGGGTGGCTCCTTCAAGTGCAGATAAGATTGTCAACCCTCTAAAAGGAGATGCAAAAGCAGCAGCTTCTGGCAAAAGACTTTACAAGGCAATGTGCTTTGTATGTCATGGTCCAAAAGGAAAAGGTGATGGTATGGCTGGTGCTGGATTAACGCCAAAACCATCAGACCTGACTAGTGAAGAATTTCAATCGCAAACTGATGGAGCTATTTTCTGGAAAATTGCAGAAGGAAGATCACCTATGGCTTCTTACAAATCATCAATCCCAGAAAAAAAACGCTGGGAAATTATTAACTATATAAGAACACTTAAATAATGAAAAAGCTAATTATTTTATTACTAATTGTTGGATTTGGTCATACATCATATGGGCAAACGTACAATGACTTTAAGACTGATAGCATTGAAGCATCTAAACCTTTCAAACCAAGTAAAACACAGTTTATGATTAGAGGTTATGGTCATACTGGATTAAACACTCTCAGCAGTGAAGACAAAACGGAATCATCTTATGTAGGTTCTGCATTTGCTCCTATTTTCTTATTCAAACATTCTGACAAACTTATGTTTGAAGCAGAACTTGAGTTTGTGCTTGGAGGTAACGAATTAGAAGTAGGTTTGGAATATGCAGATGTTATGTATATTCTAAATAAGAACATGACGGTTCGCGCTGGAAAATTTCTCCTTCCTTTTGGAACCTTTATGGAACGACTACATCCAGCTTGGATTAACAGATTACCAACCAGACCTTTAGGTTTTGGTCATGATGGTATTGCGCCTTCATCAGGTATTGGTGTAGAACTTCGAGGTGCTTTTGATCTTGGAGGACCTTCTTTAAACTATTCGGTTTATTCAACTAATGGTCCAAGACTAAAGGATGGTAGTGAAGAACCCGAAGAAGCAGGTATGCTTATGTTTCAAAATTTTGAAGACAACAATAACAGTAAAGCATTTGGTGGACGTATTGGGTTATTACCTTTTGCAGATTCCTCAACTGAAATAGGATTTTCTGCATATTCTACTAATGGAGCTGGAGCAACAGACACGACATATGAAAATGTTGGAGCGTTTTTATATGCAATTGATTTTGCTTTCGTAAAACAAATACCTGCCATTAAAGGATTTATTGATATAAAAGGACAATACAATAATTCTGATATTGATGATGCTACTTTTACAGAAACTCATGAAGATGGAGATGAAGAGGAATATACCTTCGACAATAAAAGTAATTCTTTTTATACTCAATTAAGCTATCGGCCAACAATGGCAAGTAGTGATTTTTTGAAAAAGTTAGAACTAGTTGGTAGGTATTCAAATCTCAATACACCTGAAGGTGCTGAATGGGAAGAACAATCTGACCAATATACCTTTGGCTTAAACTATTGGCTAACTTGGAGATCCGTGATAAAAGTTGCATACGAGACAACAGACAGCGTTGGCGGACATGATGGAGGTGGCACAACTAATGGCTTCTTTGTACACTGGGCTATTGGATTCTAATAAATATATAAACACACAAATTATGAAAACAATAAATAAAATAGTTATAACCTGCATAATGCTACTTATAACAGGGGGAATAATTAGCTGTTCTTCTACAAAGGATAAATATACAGATGTTACGGATATTGAAGATGAATTTAAAATTGAAAAATCTGGCGCACAATTGTGGGGAGAAGCTTGTAACAGGTGTCATTTAGCACCATCTCCAGCAGATTATAATGATACAGATTGGAATACTATTAGCTTACATATGAGAGTTCGAGCTAATTTAACAGAAAAGGAAATTACTAAAATTGAAACTTTCTTAAAATCTGCCAATTAATAGCTGATTACGCATTCCCTTACCGATAGTTTAAAATGGGTTTTTGGGAATGTGATTATTAATTACAAATGAATGTTTAACTAAAAACAAATATTATGAGAAAACTAGTAATTATTCTATCTGCAATTGGGCTTTTAAGCTTAAACAGTTGCAATCAAGAAACAGACGTAAAAGCAATGCTTCAAAATTCTGAAACAAGGAGTGAAATCATTAAAAACATTGCAGAAAACCACGATTTCTTGACAGAATTTATGGAGAATATGCAAGGAAACAATCACGCAATGCAAATGATGCAGGGCAATAAAAAAATGATGGGTAATATGATGAAAGGCGAAGGCATGCAAATGATGATGAAAGATAGCATCATGATGAAACAAATGATGGGCAACAAACCAATGATGCACTCAATAATGCAAGGAATAATGAAGGACGGCAATATGATGGGTAACATGATGAAGATGATGCACAAAAAAGGAATGATGAGCGAGGACTGTATGGAATCCTGTTCCAAGATGATGAACGAAAAAGGCATGAATATGAATAAAATGGATATGATGAATAAAACAGATGGAACGACCGAAGAAGACCCTACTGAGCATCACTAATTTTTTAATAATTAAATAATATAAACAATGAAAAATCACTGGATATGGATGGTTATCGGTTGTGGGATTCCACTTCTATTCATCTTTTTTGCCCCCTCATTTGGGATAGGAAGCGGCTCTTCCCTCTTTACTTTTATAATAATAATGTTTGGTATTCACTTATTTATGCCTCATGGTTCACATGGGCATGGCGGACATAAACACGAAAGTCAAAATCATAAGAGTCACGACCAAAACCAAATAGAATCAACAGAGAAGCCTATTGTAAAACACAAAGGACATCAACATCATTAAAAGCTAAACACAATGAAACAAAAATTTCAAATAGACGGAATCAGTTGTGGTGGATGTGTCGCAAGAGTCAAAAAGACCCTTGAAGAACATCCAAATATTGAAAAAGCACAAATTTTTTTAGCGCCAAAAGGTGCTACAATCATAACAATGACAGAAAACCTGACAGTCGATGAATTACAAAAACAACTCGATAAACTTAACGGGTTTACTATAACAGAACTAAAACAATAACAATTAAAACCCAAAAAATATGCATTTATACGACGGACATTTTGGAGGTATGCACCTTATCTGGTGGATTATATGGATCATCCTTCTTGCTTGGATTTTCTTCATCCCAGCAGATATACCATATCAAAAAACAAAAAAACAAAACCCATTGGATTTACTAAAAAATCGCTTTGCAAAAGGTGAAATATCCAAAGAAGAATTTGAAGAGTCAAAAAAGATTTTAAAATCAGACAACTAATTTAAAACATAAAATTATGTATCGATTAAACGTAAAAAAATTTGGTTTTGCATTCGGTCTCACAGGAGCCTTGATTTATCTAGGCTGTATGATCGTAATGATTACAGCAGGTCAAGAAGGCAGTATTACCTTTTTTAATAGCCTCCTACATGGTTTAGACACTACCAATATAATTAGAATGGACGTTTCCTTATTGGAGGCAATCTTTGGTATTATTCAAACATTTATACTGTGGTGGCTAATTGGTGCTTGCATTGGCGCATTTTATAATGCTCAACTAAAAGTTAACAAATAGAGAAACCTTATAAATATGATGGAATATGTCTGGTTTATATGGTCACTTATCATTATTGCTCTTTGGGCAGTTATTTATGTGTCAAAAAAAGGAGTTAGAAAAGAAATGCTCAAAATGAGCTTGATTACTATGCCTTTTGGTTTTACAGAACCCTTGTTTGTCCCAGAATATTGGTTCCCGCCATCACTTTTCAATTTGGCCGCAAAAACAAGCTTTGATATTGAAAGCCTTATTTTTTCATTTGCCATTGGTGGCATTGGCATAGTACTTTACAATATTATTTTTAAAAGAGGCCTTGTCAACATACCACATAGCGAACGAAGTCATAACAAACATCGCCTGCATATTTATATTCTTTTTACACCAGTTATCCTATTCATTCTTCTGTCGCTATTTACGTCACTTAACCACATTTATTGCAGCATTATAGCTTTGTTCATAGGTGGGTTAGTGACACTTTATTGTCGTCCAGATTTGAAAGGAAAGATTTGGGTTGGAGGAATATTGTTCACTGTATTGTACTTCATTTATTTCGGAAGTATCCTTCCATTCTATCCTCAATATGTGGAGTTATACTGGAACCTGGACAACCTGACCAAAATTCTAATACTAGGTGTTCCAATAGAAGAATTGCTCTTCGCATTCACCTTTGGAATGTACTGGTCAGGATTGTACGAACATTTGTATTGGAGAAAACTAATTAAATCCGTTGAAATATGAAAGACACCAAATCAGGACTAAAGACGGGCGATCTAGCTTGTAAAATTTCAGACACTATCTGTTTGCCAGATTCAAAATTGCCTCGTGTGGTTATCATCGGAGGAGGATTTGCAGGTTTAACGTTGGTAGAAAAACTGAAACACAAAGAGGTACAGGTGATACTCTTCGATA is part of the Psychroserpens ponticola genome and encodes:
- a CDS encoding lycopene cyclase domain-containing protein, translating into MMEYVWFIWSLIIIALWAVIYVSKKGVRKEMLKMSLITMPFGFTEPLFVPEYWFPPSLFNLAAKTSFDIESLIFSFAIGGIGIVLYNIIFKRGLVNIPHSERSHNKHRLHIYILFTPVILFILLSLFTSLNHIYCSIIALFIGGLVTLYCRPDLKGKIWVGGILFTVLYFIYFGSILPFYPQYVELYWNLDNLTKILILGVPIEELLFAFTFGMYWSGLYEHLYWRKLIKSVEI
- a CDS encoding HYC_CC_PP family protein, which codes for MKKIFYKISSFSMALLVLLSTVSFTIDSHYCGNTLVDSTIFGSAETCGMEVKEKPSTKECDITKKDCCSDEQFIVDGQDNLKTSFDKLEKEQQLFVAAFIYTYINLFTESETENDTFRDYSPPPLVRDIQVLDQTFLI
- a CDS encoding heavy-metal-associated domain-containing protein, translated to MKQKFQIDGISCGGCVARVKKTLEEHPNIEKAQIFLAPKGATIITMTENLTVDELQKQLDKLNGFTITELKQ
- a CDS encoding HYC_CC_PP family protein, producing MKSFLTKILSFFLAVSILFTTSSYSVNMHFCCNQLVDMAFFSKAELCKDIVQKKDSPFKQCTSMQEKECCDTQTFVKEGNDTFKKSNTILEVDTLVFLNTFIYTYINLFEGLDKNVVPFKQYRPPLLAKDILILNETFLI
- a CDS encoding SHOCT domain-containing protein, producing MHLYDGHFGGMHLIWWIIWIILLAWIFFIPADIPYQKTKKQNPLDLLKNRFAKGEISKEEFEESKKILKSDN
- a CDS encoding porin, producing the protein MKKLIILLLIVGFGHTSYGQTYNDFKTDSIEASKPFKPSKTQFMIRGYGHTGLNTLSSEDKTESSYVGSAFAPIFLFKHSDKLMFEAELEFVLGGNELEVGLEYADVMYILNKNMTVRAGKFLLPFGTFMERLHPAWINRLPTRPLGFGHDGIAPSSGIGVELRGAFDLGGPSLNYSVYSTNGPRLKDGSEEPEEAGMLMFQNFEDNNNSKAFGGRIGLLPFADSSTEIGFSAYSTNGAGATDTTYENVGAFLYAIDFAFVKQIPAIKGFIDIKGQYNNSDIDDATFTETHEDGDEEEYTFDNKSNSFYTQLSYRPTMASSDFLKKLELVGRYSNLNTPEGAEWEEQSDQYTFGLNYWLTWRSVIKVAYETTDSVGGHDGGGTTNGFFVHWAIGF
- a CDS encoding c-type cytochrome is translated as MLYILLVGFISTTKSSNYEAIQQKKWVAPSSADKIVNPLKGDAKAAASGKRLYKAMCFVCHGPKGKGDGMAGAGLTPKPSDLTSEEFQSQTDGAIFWKIAEGRSPMASYKSSIPEKKRWEIINYIRTLK
- a CDS encoding DUF5676 family membrane protein; this translates as MYRLNVKKFGFAFGLTGALIYLGCMIVMITAGQEGSITFFNSLLHGLDTTNIIRMDVSLLEAIFGIIQTFILWWLIGACIGAFYNAQLKVNK
- a CDS encoding helix-turn-helix domain-containing protein; amino-acid sequence: MSVPKEFWIKNMVCNRCLKVIKQELQELGVTVLSLELGRLLVEATSETVDDIIDNVTDTLNSNGFEIVQSESEMLVERIKIILIEQLVELPLHIKIKTSELLASALHRDYKTLSKLFSTSEKTTIEKYFIKLKIEKVKELIQLKQHSFSDIGYLLDYSSVNHLSRQFKAETGMSMTDYKNTEGWERNFYDEII